The Arthrobacter zhaoxinii sequence AGCCCAATGACCGCCGCGCCACGCCCGCCGAGTATCGGGCGGACGGCAAGGATTACGCCGCCACGGACCGCAGGGTCCTGTACGGCCACCACTTCGCCGCCATTGCCGGCGCCGGCCCCCTGGTCGGACCGGTGCTGGCCGCGCAGATGGGCTACCTCCCCGGCACCATCTGGATCATTGTGGGCGTGGTGCTGGCCGGCGCAGTCCAGGACTACCTCGTCATGTTCTTCTCCATGCGCCGCGGCGGACGGTCACTGGGCCAGATGGCGCGCGACGAACTCGGCCTCATCGGCGGCACCGCCGCCCTGATCGCCACCCTGGTCATCATGATCATCATCGTGGCCATCCTGGCCCTGGTGGTGGTGAACGCCCTGGCTGAAAGCCCGTGGGGCGTCTTCTCCGTCAGCATGACCATCCCGATCGCCCTGTTTATGGGGATCTACCTGCGCTACCTGCGTCCGGGCAAGGTCACCGAGGTCTCCATCATCGGCTTCGTCCTCCTGCTCGCCGCCATCATTGCCGGCGGCTGGGTTGCCGATACCCCGCTGGGCGACGCCCTGACCCTGGAGCCGACCACCATTGCGTGGGGCATCATCATCTACGGCTTCATCGCCGCCGTCCTGCCCGTCTGGCTGCTGCTGGCCCCGCGCGACTACCTCTCCACCTTCATGAAGGTGGGCACCATCGTGATGCTGGCCGTGGCCATCATCATTGTCCGCCCGGAGATCAACGTCCCCGCGGTCAGCGAGTTCGCCAGCCGCGACGACGGTCCCGTGGTCGCCGGACCGCTCTTCCCGTTCCTCTTCGTCACCATCGCCTGCGGCGCCCTGTCCGGCTTCCATGCGCTGATTTCCTCCGGCACCACCCCGAAGATGCTGGAGAAGGAACGCCAGACCCGGTTCATCGGCTACGGCGGCATGCTGATGGAGTCCTTCGTGGCCATCATGGCGCTGGTGGCTGCCATCTCCATTGACCGCGGCATCTACTTCGCCATGAACTCCTCCGCCGGTGCCACCGGCGGGACGGTGGAGGGCGCGGTCGCCTTCGTGAACGGGCTGGGCCTGGCCGGAGTGAACCTCACCCCGGATATGCTCTCGTCGCTGGCATCCAGCGTGGGCGAGGAATCCATTGTGTCGCGCACCGGCGGTGCGCCCACCCTCGCCGTCGGCCTGGCCACGATCATGCAGAGCCTGATCGGCGGACCCGGAATGATGGCGTTCTGGTACCACTTCGCCATCATGTTCGAGGCCCTGTTCATCCTCACCGCGGTCGACGCCGGCACCCGCGTCGCCCGGTTCATGCTGCAGGACACCATCGGCAACGTGGCCCCGAAGTTCAAGGACATGTCCTGGCGTCCCGGAGCCTGGATATGTACGGCCATCATGGTTGCCGGCTGGGGGTCGATCCTGATCATGGGAGTCACGGACCCGCTTGGCGGCATCAATACCCTGTTCCCGCTCTTCGGCATCGCCAACCAGCTCCTGGCCGCCATTGCACTGGCTATCTGCATGGCGATCATTGCCAAGAAGAACGCGTTCAAGTGGCTCTGGATCGTGGCCCTGCCCCTGGCGTTCGCCGCGGTGGTGACCATCACGGCGTCGTTCTACAAGATCTTCTCGCCGGTGCCGAGCGTCGGGTACTGGGCCAACCACGAGGCGTTCCAGGCGGCGCTCTCCCGCGGCGAGACCAGCTTCGGCACGGCCAAGACGGTGGAGGCGATGGAAGCGGTGGTCCGCAACACCCTCATCCAGACCACGCTCTCGGTGGTGTTCGTGACGCTGGCGATCATCGTCATCATCACGGCCATCATTGCCAGCATCCGGTCCTTCCGTTCGGGCGGCGCCCCGAGCGCCGAGGATCCCGCCGTCGCATCCCGGACCTTCGCCCCGGCGGGCTTCCTCGCGACGCCGGCGGAAAAGGAGATTGCCGCCCAGTGGCAGTCGCTGCCCGAGGAGAACCGGCCGGCAAAGAAGGCGGCACACTCATGAGTGCCGGCGTTGCGGTCCGCCAAAGCGTGGCCGGTTTCGTGCGGTTCTTCCGGGACGTGATGGGGGAGGACGCGTACCGCAAGTACACGGACTTCCACGCCGCGTCCGGCTGCACCTCGCCCTTGATGAGCGAGCGCGAATTCTGGCGGGACAAGATGGACCGGCAGGACGCCAACCCGGAGGGCCGCTGCTGCTAGCTTCGGCCATCCGGTTCAATCGAAAGCACGACGGCGGCACCGCAGTTGAGTCAATCAGCTGCGGTGCCGCCGTCGTTGTTTCCTTTTGTTGCCGGTCCGCTGGCCCGGCGCCTCTGGAAAAGCGCCAAAACGGCGGGGAAAACCCGGAAATCCGGCTATCCGCGGGGCAACCGCCGGCAACCGTGAGAGCATTAATGCCATGACTGAACAGAGCGGATCCTCCGACCGCCCCGTGGCGGCTCCGGGCGCGCCCGTGGGACAGAAGTCAGAGCAGACGCCGGCCGACGACGGCACGGCTCCCTCCGCGGCAGCACCCCACTCGGCGGCTGAGCACCCCGCGGACGATGCTTCAGGGCACGGCAAGGGCAAGGGCGGTCCGGCCAAACTCAACGAGCTGGTGGACGAGCCGGCTAAGGTCATGCGGATCGGCACCATGGTCAAGCAGCTGCTTGAAGAGGTGCGCAACGCCCCCCTGGACGATGCCGCCCGCAACCGGCTGGCAGAAATCCATGACCGGTCCCTAAAGGAGCTGGAGGACGGGCTTGCCCCGGAACTGGTGAGCGAGCTGCACCGGATCAATCTTCCGTTCACGGATGATTCCACCCCCACCGACGCGGAGCTGCGGATTGCGCAGGCCCAGCTGGTGGGCTGGCTCGAAGGGTTGTTCCGCGGCATCCAGACGGCCATCGCCGCCCAGCAGACCGCCACGCACGCAGCCGGACGCCTGCAGCTGCGCCAGCTGCCGCCCGGAACCATACTGGCGCCGGGAGTGGTTATTGGAGACGACGGGGAACCGCACCGGGCTTCCCAAGGGGTCGGCAGTCCGCGGCAGGAACCGCAATCAGGCCCCGGCCAGTACCTGTAGGACATAGATGGCACTTTTTGCAGCCGCCCGGCAGGGGCGGAAAGATGACGTGGAGCTCGGCAAGGGCGTCTGGCGGCGTGCACACGACCGTTTCACGCGCGGCCTGGACCGGTATTACCAGATGCTGGAAGGCGTCGAGGATGATGCCATCTACAACGAGCTGGTGACCGTGGCGAATGACCTCGCGGGTCTGCTGCCGCGCGTCCGGGAGGTCTGTACCTCCGCGCAGCGGCAACTGCCCAGCACCGGCCAGAACATTCCCGGGGCGTTGACCGCGGTGCACCGCGCGTTGTCCCGCAGCGGGAATTCGCTGGCAGCCGCCGCGGAGGCCGCGGCCATGTCCCGGCTCGAAGGGGAGCGCTGGGGGATCGCGTCGGCAGGCCTGGACAATGTCCGGCGCCGCGCGGAACTGGTGCAGGAGGACGTGGTGGAGGCAGAACGCGCCCTGCTCAGCGCCCAGGAAACAGGGATTACGAGAAAGTAGTAATAAGCCTTTCGCGAAAAAACCTGCTTAATGGGGAAAAAAGATTTCCAAACCGGGAATACGTTACGCAGTGTTTTCGCGCTGAGCTTATCCGCTTTGTCCTGCCCGGCAACCGGGCAAGGATGAGGACATGACTACATCACCGGTACTGACTTTCAATGACGGCAACACCATCCCCCAGCTCGGCTACGGCGTGTGGCAGGTTGAGGACGAGGTTGCCGAAAAGGTAGTGGGACAGGCGTTCGAGGTCGGCTACCGCCACATCGACACGGCCAAGATCTACGGCAACGAAGCCGGCGTCGGCCGCGCCATTGCCGCCACCTCCGTTCCCCGCGAGGACATGTTCATCACCACGAAGGTGTGGAACGCAGACCAGGGCTACGAAGAGACACTGAAGGCCTTCGACGCCTCCATGGAGCGCCTCGGCCTGGAAACCCTGGACCTGTACCTGATTCACTGGCTGCAGCCGAAGCAGAACAAGTACGTGGACACCTGGAAGGCGCTGGTTGAGCTACAGAAGCAGGGCCGCGTCAAGTCCATCGGCGTCTGCAACTTCACCAAGGAAGCCCTGCAGGAAATCATCGACGCCACCGGCGTTGTCCCGGTCCTGAACCAGGTCGAAACCCACCCGTACCTGAATCAGGCCGATCTGCGTGCCTTCGAGGCCGAGCACAACATCCTGCACGAGTCCTGGTCCCCGCTGGGCTCCGGCAAGGGCCTGCTCGAGGATCCCAAGCTCGTTGAGATCGCCGCGAAGTACGACGGCGCCACCCCGGCACAGGTTGTCATTGCCTGGCACCTGGCCCTGGGCAGCATCGTTATCCCCAAGTCCGTCACGGAATCCCGCATCCGCGAAAACTGGGAAGCACTGAACCTCACGCTGAGCAATGAGGACATCGAGGCCATCAACGCACTCGACAACGGCACCCGTTACGGCGCGGATCCGGCCACGGCCGACTTCGCCTAACCTTTAGGGCTAAGCACACAAAAGGCGCACGTTCTTCGGAACGTGCGCCTTTTGTGCGTCAGGATCTATGCAGCAACCGGCTCCAGAGGAGCGCGGACCGGCCAGTCCTGGTCTTCCAGGATCACCTGGGCGCAGCTGCCGGTGGATACATTGACCACAATCGGTGCCAGCAGATTCACTGTGGTTCCGTCGAGGGTGGGATTGGCCACCACGAGTACGACGGCGTCCTCCGGGGTTTCCAGTTTCAGCTGGCGGCGCTGGTCGTCGGTGATTTCCGGATGGTACTGCGGTAGATACACGGCTGCGTCCAGGACAAACAGCCGGTGGGGTGTGCCCGCCACGGTTCCCGCGGAGCTCATGGCGTACAGGCCGCTGGCACCGTCAATGTCATCGAGACGGAAGTCCACGTCCGGAGCGAACCCCGGAGGCGGTGTGAGGAAGGTCAGGGCCGTGCTCATCGCAGGAAGTCCATCAGGGTGGGCTGCAGGGCCCGTGCCGTCACGGAGAGCGCCGCCTGGTACGCGACTTCCTGCAGCTTCATGTCCAGGATCACCTTCGCGGTGTCCAGGTCCTCGATGCCGGAACGGCGGCTTTCAAGGCTGACGGACTGGTCCAAAAGAGCATCCTTCGCTTTCAGGGTGGCGGAGTGGCGTACTCCGAGACCGGTGTGTTCCACCAGGACGGTGTTTGCCGCGGCGTCGATTTTCCCAAGGAAGCTGCTGACGTCCTTGCCGGACTCCAGCCCGGCCACGAGGTCATCGACCAGTCGGAACACGGAGGCATCTCCGGTGCCGAAGACGGCCGCGCCATTGGTGTCCACCTGCATCGGCGTCCCGCCGTCCAACCGCCGAGCGGTCGGCACCCCGTCCCCGGTGTACGTGTAGGAACCGTTTACTGAGGTGAAGGCGGCGCCTGCATCGGAGGTTCCGGCAAACACCGTCCGGCCCAGGTAGGTGGTGTTGGCCTCGCGCAGCAGGTCTGATTTCAGGCCGGTCAGTTCGGCGGCGATGGCCTTGCGGCTCTCCGGGGACGTGGAGCCGTTGGCGGCGCTGATCGTGAGGTCTTTGACCCGGTTCAAAATATCCGTGGTGTTGCTCAAGGCAGTGTCGGAGACGCTCAGCCACCCCTCGGCATCGTTAATGTTGGAGGTGTACTGGGTGTTGGCGCGGATTTCGGCCCGGACCTTGAGGGCATTGGCGGTAGCTGCCGGGTCGTCGGAGGGCCGGGAGATAGCCGAGGAGGAGCTGACCTGCTCCTGCAGCTTGCTCATCCGGGACATGCTGGCCTGCAGGTTCTGCTGGGCTGCGCGGGCCATGGTCTGATTCGTGGTGCGGGTGATCACGATTACCTTCCAACAATTCCGGTGCGGTTGATGAGGGTGTCCAGCATTTCGTCAATGGCTGTCATAACGCGGGCGGCACCCTGGTAGGCCTGCTGGTACATCAGCAGGTTCACGTTTTCCTCGTCCAGGTCCACGGAGGCATTGGAAAGCTGCAGGTCCACGGCGGAAGAGGCAGCAACGTCGGCCAGGGTGGCCTGCTGCAGTTCGGCGCGGCTGAGGGAAGCGGTGGCCGTGACAAAGGTGCTCCACACGGCGTCGGCCGAACCGGCCTTGGACCCCAGCTGGGAGATCTGGTCCGCCAGGCGCCCGTCCAGGCTGCCCTTGCCGTCCGCACCCGGGAAGCCGGCGGCGATGCCGGAGGCGTCGGTCGGGAGAGCCTTCAACGTGGTGGCGGCGGGGCTGCCCACGGCGAAGAAATCCCGGTTGGTGGCACCGGTGGTGGTGGCTCCCTGCCGGTGCAG is a genomic window containing:
- a CDS encoding carbon starvation CstA family protein; its protein translation is MSENQRRRADNRQPLDGDVLEQDPALPPVAVDPEVLEAEDRRWTPAKIAIWAGIALLGGFSWTMLAVVRGETVNAIWFVFAAVCTYLIGYRFYSKLIEAKLLKPNDRRATPAEYRADGKDYAATDRRVLYGHHFAAIAGAGPLVGPVLAAQMGYLPGTIWIIVGVVLAGAVQDYLVMFFSMRRGGRSLGQMARDELGLIGGTAALIATLVIMIIIVAILALVVVNALAESPWGVFSVSMTIPIALFMGIYLRYLRPGKVTEVSIIGFVLLLAAIIAGGWVADTPLGDALTLEPTTIAWGIIIYGFIAAVLPVWLLLAPRDYLSTFMKVGTIVMLAVAIIIVRPEINVPAVSEFASRDDGPVVAGPLFPFLFVTIACGALSGFHALISSGTTPKMLEKERQTRFIGYGGMLMESFVAIMALVAAISIDRGIYFAMNSSAGATGGTVEGAVAFVNGLGLAGVNLTPDMLSSLASSVGEESIVSRTGGAPTLAVGLATIMQSLIGGPGMMAFWYHFAIMFEALFILTAVDAGTRVARFMLQDTIGNVAPKFKDMSWRPGAWICTAIMVAGWGSILIMGVTDPLGGINTLFPLFGIANQLLAAIALAICMAIIAKKNAFKWLWIVALPLAFAAVVTITASFYKIFSPVPSVGYWANHEAFQAALSRGETSFGTAKTVEAMEAVVRNTLIQTTLSVVFVTLAIIVIITAIIASIRSFRSGGAPSAEDPAVASRTFAPAGFLATPAEKEIAAQWQSLPEENRPAKKAAHS
- a CDS encoding YbdD/YjiX family protein, yielding MSAGVAVRQSVAGFVRFFRDVMGEDAYRKYTDFHAASGCTSPLMSEREFWRDKMDRQDANPEGRCC
- a CDS encoding bacterial proteasome activator family protein; its protein translation is MTEQSGSSDRPVAAPGAPVGQKSEQTPADDGTAPSAAAPHSAAEHPADDASGHGKGKGGPAKLNELVDEPAKVMRIGTMVKQLLEEVRNAPLDDAARNRLAEIHDRSLKELEDGLAPELVSELHRINLPFTDDSTPTDAELRIAQAQLVGWLEGLFRGIQTAIAAQQTATHAAGRLQLRQLPPGTILAPGVVIGDDGEPHRASQGVGSPRQEPQSGPGQYL
- a CDS encoding aldo/keto reductase, translated to MTTSPVLTFNDGNTIPQLGYGVWQVEDEVAEKVVGQAFEVGYRHIDTAKIYGNEAGVGRAIAATSVPREDMFITTKVWNADQGYEETLKAFDASMERLGLETLDLYLIHWLQPKQNKYVDTWKALVELQKQGRVKSIGVCNFTKEALQEIIDATGVVPVLNQVETHPYLNQADLRAFEAEHNILHESWSPLGSGKGLLEDPKLVEIAAKYDGATPAQVVIAWHLALGSIVIPKSVTESRIRENWEALNLTLSNEDIEAINALDNGTRYGADPATADFA
- a CDS encoding flagellar assembly protein FliW, which produces MSTALTFLTPPPGFAPDVDFRLDDIDGASGLYAMSSAGTVAGTPHRLFVLDAAVYLPQYHPEITDDQRRQLKLETPEDAVVLVVANPTLDGTTVNLLAPIVVNVSTGSCAQVILEDQDWPVRAPLEPVAA
- the flgL gene encoding flagellar hook-associated protein FlgL, coding for MITRTTNQTMARAAQQNLQASMSRMSKLQEQVSSSSAISRPSDDPAATANALKVRAEIRANTQYTSNINDAEGWLSVSDTALSNTTDILNRVKDLTISAANGSTSPESRKAIAAELTGLKSDLLREANTTYLGRTVFAGTSDAGAAFTSVNGSYTYTGDGVPTARRLDGGTPMQVDTNGAAVFGTGDASVFRLVDDLVAGLESGKDVSSFLGKIDAAANTVLVEHTGLGVRHSATLKAKDALLDQSVSLESRRSGIEDLDTAKVILDMKLQEVAYQAALSVTARALQPTLMDFLR